Genomic DNA from Patescibacteria group bacterium:
CCAAGACCGCTATTGAGACTCTTGAACACACTTTTGCTCTCTAATATGGCGATCTTCAAAAAGAAAACAGCAGTGCCAGTGGAAGCCGATGTGAAGACAGAGGCTCCGAAGGAGGTTAAGAAAACAGCTCCTAAGGCGAAGAAAGAAGAAAAGCGCGATGTACTTAAGGCACAGGGTGGTGCAGTTTCTGCTTTGGCCGCCCGGACGCTTTTGGCTCCGCTCGTAACGGAGAAGACGGCACATTTGGCTGATGCTGGTGTTTACGCTTTCCGTGTTCCGCTTAATGCTAATCGTGTAGCTGTACGCGCTGCTTTTAAGGAGCTGTACAAAGTGGCACCAGCTAACGTGAATATCATGCGTGTGCACGGTAAGGAATCTAAGTCTGGACGTTTCGCTTCTCGGGCTTCAGATTGGAAGAAAGCTATGATCACTCTTCCAGCTGGTTCTCGGGTAGACATTTTTGCGCTCTAGTATGCCAATCACCAACTATAAACCAACAACTGCAGCTCGCCGGAAGTCCAGCGTGCAGTCATTCAAAGACGTCACGAGCTCAACGCCCCTGAAGTCACTTTTGAAGTCCCGCAAGGAACAGGCTGGCCGCGGTGCCGGTGGTAAGATCACCGTTCGTCATCGTGGCGGTGGTGGACGTACGCACGTTCGCGTGATTGACTGGAAATTTGATCGCTTGAATATTCCAGCCAAGGTCCAGACCATTGAATACGATCCAAACCGCGGTGCTCGTTTGGCGCTTCTGGCCTATGCCGATGGTTTGCGCGTTTACGTTCTTGCTCCACACGGTCTGACAGTCGGGATGACCGTAGTATCTAGCAAAGAGAAGGGCGAGCCGTCCGTTGGCAACCGTTTCCCGCTTGAAAAAATTCCAGTCGGTATGCAGGTTCATAACATTGAACTTCAGCCAGGCGGAGGCGGACAGATTGTCCGTGGTGCCGGTACGTCAGCTGAGCTCCTCGCTATTGAGGGAGATCACGCGACGCTCCGCTTGCCTTCCGGCGAAGTTCGCCGAGTACTAAAGGTTTGCATGGCGACCATTGGTACTGTTTCTAACCCAGATTGGAGCTTGGTGCGCTGGGGCAAGGCTGGTCGTACGCGTTGGCGCGGTATTCGCCCAACCGTTCGTGGTAAAGCCATGAACCCGGTTGATCACCCACACGGTGGAGGTGAAGCTAGAAACTCTATTGGTCTCAAGCATCCGAAGACGCCAACCGGTAAGCCGGCCCTCGGAG
This window encodes:
- a CDS encoding 50S ribosomal protein L23; this translates as MAIFKKKTAVPVEADVKTEAPKEVKKTAPKAKKEEKRDVLKAQGGAVSALAARTLLAPLVTEKTAHLADAGVYAFRVPLNANRVAVRAAFKELYKVAPANVNIMRVHGKESKSGRFASRASDWKKAMITLPAGSRVDIFAL
- the rplB gene encoding 50S ribosomal protein L2; the protein is MPITNYKPTTAARRKSSVQSFKDVTSSTPLKSLLKSRKEQAGRGAGGKITVRHRGGGGRTHVRVIDWKFDRLNIPAKVQTIEYDPNRGARLALLAYADGLRVYVLAPHGLTVGMTVVSSKEKGEPSVGNRFPLEKIPVGMQVHNIELQPGGGGQIVRGAGTSAELLAIEGDHATLRLPSGEVRRVLKVCMATIGTVSNPDWSLVRWGKAGRTRWRGIRPTVRGKAMNPVDHPHGGGEARNSIGLKHPKTPTGKPALGVKTRKEQASDRMIVRRRNHDKNRAV